From a single Lolium rigidum isolate FL_2022 chromosome 7, APGP_CSIRO_Lrig_0.1, whole genome shotgun sequence genomic region:
- the LOC124674659 gene encoding chlorophyllase-2-like: MSASARFVALAYYYCLLLLTMASAGDVFDHGRHGTSLAHVQEAKTTRCSPATASVAGPPKPLLVAAPCDAGEYPVVVFLHGYLANNYFYSQLLQHVASHGFIVVGPQLYTFSGPDTTGEINSAAAVIDWLADDGLSSSLPPNVRPNLTAVSISGHSRGGKVAFALALGHAKTSLPLAALIAVDPVDGTGLGNQTPPPILTYKETPLHVPAPIMVIGTGLGEVPRNFLCPPCAPLGVSHAAFYRECAAPACHLVARDYGHTDMMDDVTTGAKGLATRAVCKSGEARAPMRRFVGGAMVAFLKKWVEGRPEWLDGIRERPEVAPVVLSVVEFRDE, encoded by the exons ATGTCCGCCTCTGCAAGATTCGTGGCCTTAGCATACTACTACTGTCTACTGCTTCTCACCATGGCGTCTGCAGGAGACGTGTTCGACCATGGACGCCACGGCACCAGCCTTGCCCATGTCCAGGAGGCCAAGACCACGAGGTGCTCTCCAGCCACAGCCAGTGTAGCCGGCCCGCCAAAGCCGCTTCTGGTAGCCGCACCGTGCGACGCAGGGGAGTACCCGGTGGTCGTCTTCTTGCACGGCTACCTCGCCAACAACTACTTCTACTCCCAGCTGCTCCAGCATGTGGCCTCCCATGGCTTCATCGTCGTCGGCCCTCAG CTCTACACTTTCTCCGGCCCCGACACCACCGGAGAGATAAACTCGGCGGCCGCCGTCATAGACTGGCTCGCCGACGACGGCCTGTCCTCCTCGCTCCCACCCAACGTTCGCCCCAACCTGACCGCT GTGTCCATCTCCGGGCACAGCCGCGGCGGCAAGGTGGCCTTCGCGCTCGCGCTGGGCCACGCCAAGACCTCCCTGCCACTCGCGGCCCTGATCGCCGTCGACCCCGTGGACGGCACGGGCCTCGGCAACCAGACGCCCCCGCCCATACTCACCTACAAAGAAACCCCGCTGCACGTCCCGGCGCCCATCATGGTCATCGGCACGGGCCTCGGCGAGGTGCCCCGCAACTTCCTGTGCCCGCCGTGCGCGCCGCTGGGCGTGAGCCATGCCGCGTTCTACCGCGAGTGCGCGGCGCCGGCGTGCCACCTCGTGGCCAGGGACTACGGGCACACCGACATGATGGACGACGTGACCACCGGCGCCAAGGGCCTGGCGACGCGCGCCGTCTGCAAGAGCGGCGAGGCCAGGGCGCCCATGAGGCGGTTCGTCGGCGGGGCCATGGTGGCGTTCCTCAAGAAATGGGTGGAGGGCCGGCCAGAGTGGTTGGACGGCATCAGGGAGCGGCCGGAGGTGGCGCCCGTGGTGCTGTCCGTCGTTGAGTTCCGCGATGAATAG
- the LOC124676048 gene encoding crossover junction endonuclease EME1: protein MEENAQPIKEATKKQERKRLSKEEKDKIAEEKKRQQEERKMEREANKAQQAEQKKLEKQKADWDSGKHALESIVAKIDSAIIEAGSIGGPLLTRFSEKKLNYQVGQNPMRGSILWKMVRKDDQHPDSVSEVPYILFVLQAEEFCDRINSGVFWDHVVEVQNHYPTFTICYVTNKLMKYINKSEQSQYKNSSGSNGCRSPQVEQVLCKLVTHYDGVHSKQCTDESEVAEHVVGLTTSLANCQFRKPLTWLSVHAKGVIIPTGFVDKAKLNKDPWFMSLLAIPKVQPRFAHAIWKKYHTMRSLLNVYMDPSKTDREKEVLLKDLKCEDSLGEESRRVGPVCSKRVYRILMAQDGAMEADEAEKS from the exons ATGGAAGAGAATGCTCAGCCAATCAAAGAAGCAACGAAAAAACAG GAACGTAAGAGACTCAGTAAGgaagagaaagacaaaatagctgAAGAGAAAAAACGGCAGCAGGAG GAACGAAAGATGGAAAGAGAAGCTAATAAAGCTCAACAAGCAGAGCAGAAGAAGTTGGAAAAACAAAAGGCAGACTGGGATTCAGGAAAACATGCTTTAGAATCTATTGTCGCCAAGATCGACTCAGCAATCATTGAAGCTGGCTCAATAGGAG GTCCTCTTCTGACAAGGTTTTCAGAGAAGAAACTTAACTATCAAGTTGGGCAAAATCCAATGAGGGGATCGATTTTGTGGAAGATGGTCCGTAAAGATGATCAG CACCCAGATTCAGTGTCAGAAGTGCCATATATTCTATTTGTGCTCCAAGCTGAGGAATTCTGTGATCGTATAAACAGTGGAGTGTTCTGGGATCATGTTGTAGAAGTTCAAAATCACTATCCAACATTCACTATTTGCTATGTCACTAATAAATTGATGAAATACATAAATAAGAG TGAGCAAAGTCAGTATAAGAACTCATCCGGCTCCAATGGCTGTAGATCTCCACAAGTGGAACAG GTTCTGTGCAAATTAGTAACACACTATGATGGAGTTCACTCAAAGCAATGCACAGACGAATCTGAAGTGGCAGAACATGTTGTTGGCTTGACAACTAGTCTTGCAAATTGCCAATTCAG GAAACCATTGACATGGTTATCTGTGCATGCTAAAGGTGTGATAATCCCGACGGGTTTTGTGGATAAAGCTAAGCTTAACAAGGATCCTTG GTTCATGTCCCTACTAGCTATCCCTAAAGTCCAGCCAAGATTTGCCCATGCAATCTGGAAGAAGTACCACACCATGAGATCTCTTCTGAATGTGTATATGGATCCCAGTAAAACT GATCGCGAGAAGGAGGTTTTGCTTAAAGACTTGAAGTGCGAAGATTCCCTTGGTGAGGAAAGCAGGAGGGTGGGACCGGTATGCTCCAAAAGAGTGTACAGAATTCTCATGGCACAAGATGGGGCAATGGAGGCAGATGAAGCTGAGAAATCCTAG